Part of the Serinus canaria isolate serCan28SL12 chromosome 1, serCan2020, whole genome shotgun sequence genome is shown below.
TAACTTGCAGGTTTTGTTCGGATCTGATGGGGCAATCCTCATCCTAGACAAAGACAAGCTGCAGGCTGGGTACGAATCTTTAGCCCAAAATTGCAAAGGTTTTCTCTGAGATTTCATCACAGACTACACAGAACCAAAACATCATCCCACACTCTACATTCTCCTCATCTTGAGTGATCAGTCCATATTTTTCTGCCCTCTGCACCCAGCAAGCACTTGCCCTGAGCACCTCATGGGTGATGGAAGCTATGATGGCCTCTGTTGGCACACAACACTTGGAGAAGGATTCTTCAGCAATTTCATTTACTCCTGAGAGCATTTTTCATAAGGCCACGTTTTACTTTCTGAGACAAAATGAGAAGTTGTTAGGAACTGTGTCCCCTttttctcaaattaaaaaaatgctcGTTTCACCACCCCCTGCTCCAAGAGCTCTCCAAATTTTCTAACCAACAATTTTAAGGACCATAGCTTCAGGAGTTTCAGCACTTCCATGAGACACAAGGGAAACAAGACAGAGAAATAAGGAGAGGAAGAGTAGATGCTACTAAAAACTTTGTTCATTTAATGAAGGGAGTAGCAAAACTTGTTCTCCTTTAGAGTGCAATCAATGATTACTAAAGATGACAGTAAACATGCCAGTTGCTGACAGCCACATGGCTACCCCATAATCATGGAAAGGGTTCACTTCTCACCTGGCACTCAGAATCAGGGTCATAGTGTCAGGTTCAGAGAGGTGTCTCAGCCAGCAGATTATTCCACTTTTTGTTCCCTCAGATCTGTACACTCAGCTTGGCTTAGCTGTTCCACACAGCAAAAGGGAGCTCTGAGCTAGTGAAGATTTCATTCCCACGTGCTGACCACTTTAATGAAAAGCTTCATCTTGCCAGTGTAATGCTCTTTAAATTGACCATCCTTGCTGTACTTCTGCCTTTTGATCCACTGCCTCTCATAAAACTGGCTAATCTGTAAGTTCATTATGTCCTTAAAAATATTGCTATGTTCTAAAAATCATTGCTCTTCATTTAGAGAGTGAAACTATTCACCAAATTAGTATGTCATATCTGAGCTACCTATCTTTAAATTTCTAGCTTCTCCATTTAAGTGGAATTGACTTGCTATGGCACAATGAAAAGAAGATCAATAATTACAGACTCCAATTTGCGATAGATTTGTTAAACTTCACTCCCTGCTGTCATATCCTCAATAGTTATGGTCAAAGCTGCATCCTCACAATCCGTTCTAGCTACATTATACACGCCTCAGCCTTCCAAATACACAAAGGAAACCAGCTGGAAACACTGCACTTAAAGTTATCAGTGAAGACTGTAACCATCTACATGACTGTGCCCTCAAGAGGTTACAGACAGCATAACTTCCACCTCAGTTGTCATTTCTTTGAAGCAGTCCAAGAGACATGTCCAGGAAGCATGGTCTGAGacaccacagcagcagtttCCAGCTGCGGACTGCAGACCACTGATGTCCGCTGCAGCAAAGGCTGGCCTTGGGGAGTTGGACACTTCTTGTCACCTACCACCAAATTGCCTTAGAAAAAGCTAAAAGCATCATTTTTCAATGCAAGCAATTGCTGTAATGGCTACAGAGCTGCCACGTGATCGTGTATGGGAAAGGAAGCAGTTCCCACAATTACAAATGGGAGGAGAAATCTACCATGCAATCTTTCTAGTAGGAACAGAAACTCAACTTATTTCATCCCAGAGTCACCTTAAAATACATGTATACTCTGCAGCCAGGTTAATCTGAAATAGCAAATGCAGCCTAAATACATAGGAATAAGCAATATCCAAAGAGTCCTTCTGACTCTGCCTAGATCTGCAATTTCTTGCAGGTTCTGCCATTCAACTTTTATCAGAAGAGCAGATTTATGGTAAAAGCACTCATGAATAATTCACTCCCTTGAGCTGCCACATGCAACTTGGGGAAATCCCAGCTATAAAACCTTGGCACCATTTAGCTAGCACAAGCCACACTACTTTTTTACAGGTGTTATTCCACTGACCTACTTGGAGTTATTCCTCCTTCACAGTGCTAGAAGAAAAGGATCAGGCTGTTTGCTTACTACCTCTGGTAAGCATACCTCTCTGCCACGTCTTCATAGCAGTAAAAACGCTTCTAATGTTGGACTAAGTTTTAGCTTTGGCTCACCACAGCTTCAGTGGCTTTCACATCTCCTCTGCTCTTGGGCCTCCCATAATAATCCATTATTCGTTGGCTTACTTCCTCCTCAAGTCTGTGTTTTTAAATCATGTTGAGAAGCTTACTTGGATCCTAAACAAAGGGAGCAAAGTAAAGCCATAAACTAGCTACACCGAACCTGTCTTTATGCTGGTTTCTAACTTCAAGAGAAATATGGTTTATTCCAACTCTCATCCTCTGCCACTGGAGCAAGAGTCCCAGCAGGGTATGGGTGCAGATGCCTCAGACAAAAAGAAAGTGAAACCATTTAGCCACCTCCCTGTCCTAACACAGAAGTAATAGCATCACTCAGTGGCTGCTTATTTTCCTAGGCTTTTCCTTACAGAAAGCTAGGTGGGAGTTCTActtcacaatttaaaaaaaaccccaaaaaaccacaaaacaacaaaccaacatTTAtaagggttttattttattagatcTCTAAGTGGAGACCAACTAAAATGACAATGACTGCACTGCCACCAAGCCACATTCAAAGCCTACATCATGGTATAAGACTACACCTACAGCTGCATTACAGGGAACAAAGAGCTGGCATTCCCTGTTTGTCAATAAGGTGAACAGCTCATGGCTATCTTGACATAAAACAAGATAATAATTATAGTGCCTAAGTTAGACATCTGAGTAAATGTAGTCATGTTATTTAAACAATTAACCTACACTGATTTATAGCAGCTAGGGATCTGATGAGGGATGTAAGAAACTCCTCTTTACCCTAATATGTCCCTTCAGTTTATCCAAATTACTGGCTTTCACCACCTGGCCTCTCCCTTGTGTCCCCACAGGCAGGTTTTAAGCAGGTTGAGAAATGACAGTCCTCACTTTGGTCTTTTCTTACACActtccagcagtgctgaatgAAATGAGAGACAACCATAAAAGCCAGTAGAGGGGAAAATTACACATGCTGCGTAACTAATTTCTGAACTGTAAGCAAAGTTGTTGgcaattttcatttcatatcACAGGTTCATGTTTCTTTGAACTGCCATCTACTGAGAACAAGCACTAGCTGCTCGTGCCCTTCCAGGCACAATGGGATGCTGCCTGGTCAGCTTGGACAAGCTTAAGAGGTTTCCATGGTGTGCTCTGAAGAAACCTCTCACTTCCTTGTCCACGAGCCACCATCCTGCCTCAGAGAAGGGTGCACACCTTCAGCCCACACCAATGTCATGGGGAGCAGGGTtcctcctgcatcccctggCCACCTGCCCACTGTTGGAGCTGCCGTGTTTGCTGGGGTGGCTGTAAGCAAACAGCTGTAAGCTcgcctgccagccctgctccacaggCACACGGGGAGCATGGTCACGAGAAAGGAGccaaacacaaattaaaaccaGATGAGCCAAGACAGCAGTTGGAAAGAGGGGGTGGTTAAAGCTTGTGATGGCTCTAAGTGAAAATAGTCAGACAAAGCGGGCTTGCAGATTGTCATCAAAAGGAGAACTTCCTCCACCCCCAACTGCCTGGTTGGAACTGTATAATGGAGCAGGTTTCAAGaaaccacagctcccagcaggcttaactctccagcagctgctgctctttcaaatTGTCAGACAGATTAAACACAGGAATGCCTGTGGGTCACAAAGCTGAGGGAAGGGTGAAGTGATAGGGTCAGCTTGTCTCCAAAATGCAGAAACTACTCAAAAATTTGGAGACAAGACTTCCTGTGGCCAGGAGGGAGTTACACTGGTATCGTCTGGCTGAAGGCTTGGCACAGGGCCCTTTCCCAGCCTCAGCTGTCCTCACCAAGCTGGACAGTTAGTGGAGTTTTTGTCTTGTGCTTCCTTATAAGCTGCAGTCACAGCATGTAACCAGACTGCCCTTGCAGGGCAAGTGCCTGTTTGGAGGGGAGAGAAATGAGTGTTCCACTAGAGTCCACTCCATTGGGGCATGAGCCAGGGAGCCTGTCTGGGACCAGACGCTTCAGGGCACTCAAAAAGCTGGCACCTGCACTGCCTCATCACCCAAAGCTCAGAGAAACACGTTACCTTATGGGGGCAAGTGCGTGTGCGTGGCGGAGCGCTTGCATCAGGCAAAGTGAGTGCCACTGATCTGCATGTCATCGATGACAAGAGGGTGATGATTTACTGGGAAAAGTGCCCTGTAAAAAGCATGCTCGTGGATCCTATTTATTGTCTCATACCCTTCAAATACTCTTACAGTTACAAAGTCGCCACACAATTACAAGTTAGCAAAAGGAGCGGAGGTAATTCTCCCACACGCCGTCTAGCCCATGGAGCCAACAAACCTGCGGCATGggtcagccagcacagcagggctcctCCCAGGAGATGGTGGGCCACCTCCACCAGGGATAAACAATCCACACTTCAAACCTGGGCCAAAGCTTGTTGCCAGATAcgtgcagctgcagagagcagagttgGAGGAAGCTCTGACAGTAATAGGGgtaagaaggagaaagagaggtTGTTCCCACACAACACAGCCTCTCCTCTGCCAAACCATGAAGCATTCTTCATGTGGATCTGCAGCCCACATGCTTCTCCAGGTACCTCCAACTCATCTATGCTGTGCTGGAGACTACAATCCACAAAACTACCTAGAAGATGCTGGCCCACAGAAGCCGACTTGCCACGCAGCTCTCGAAGGTCACATAATGACCAGACAGGGACTTGAGCACAAGAGAGCACAGGCCACTGTGTCTTTGGGCCACATTCAGGCAGCCACACAAGCAGCTCAGTCATCGATGGAGCCAAGTGGTCTCCCTCTCTAGGAGAAAGCTTGAATCaccccctcctcttcccaaagCACCAGAGGAGTCTCCAAACGAGCAAACAGACAGCCTGGATATCCCCATCCCCTCACCACAAGAGCACTTACCCCCCAGGAACTGGATGcctcctgccaccctgcccaCGGTCCTGGAGATGAGCTCGGACACACAGCAGCCCATGAGCGCAGTCAGGGCCACCAGGAGAAGCAGCCCGCAGCCCAGGCCCGTCACCACCGTGCAGATCCTCCACTCGGTGCTCGGGATGGCCTGGAAGGAGGCATAGCGGCCACACTGCTCCACCATCACGGTCATCTGGCGGCTCTCATCCCGCACCGGGTAGGAACACCTCCGGAAAGTGCCGAAGGAAACAGACTTCTCCAGCTGAGACCCCAAGAGCCAGTAGGGCATGAAGAAGCCaacacaggaggcagcagcacagaggaaggagaggaaggccCAGACGATGCCAGCACAGGTGAGGCTGGAGGCCATTTTTGTATCTGCTCCAAGACCCCTCAAGAAGGGAAGACACAAAAGTAACTGTGTATTTTAGAGGGGCTTTATGGATAATCCGGAATCTCTCAGCCTTGACAAATCCTCACACTGGGAGAAGCTCGGATCCTAAGAGCCAGAGGGATATATCCTCCCATCATGAAGTCAAAGGTCCCtaattaaataacaaaacacaaaaaaggagaaaaatacaagTTCAGTAACGCTGACATTAGAAAAGAATATTTGTCTGCCagaatgttttttccttcctagaAGACTTCTGAATAAGACATGTCACTTTTCTGTCCCACCCCTGCAAGCAGACCCTACAACCACTCTCAGTGACACCAGCTTCTGTGGTCAGTGTGATGGTGGTGGCCAGCAGCCCATctggaagaggctgctgtgcaCATCCAGGAATGCTCTGCAGCCACATTCAGGGACCTTCAGGGGTCTTTTGTGTATTTGCCTCGCTTTTCTCAACTGTAAGTTCTGATCTTTCCAGTACCAATAGAAAAAACAGATAAGGTCCTGCTTATCCTTAGTTAGGTACACCTTCCTCCTACAATGCCTGGAGAATGTACCTCACTTTATAGATGGTCCTGCAGCTTCAGTGCAGAACCACCCACAGCAGATAAGGCATTTCAAGCTCAGACTCTTGTGACAAGTAAAACTTATTAACACATTCCCAAAAGAAGTGATATGAGATGACATTTTTCGCAGCACTCCAAGTTGTTTGGCATACATGTGCAAAAGGAGCCTTTTATCACTTGATGTCCTAAAGTGCCAGGAACCTGAACTCCAGGTGGTCTTCTGGTAAGTGGAGACAATGCCACATCTTTTGGATTCACCCCTACACAACCTCAAGGAAGCCCacaatgaaaacacagaggtCTCTCTTAATATTCCTGCTTGCATTCAGCCCAGCTCTTCTTTGCCTCTTCCCAGCTCAAACCCAGGAGCCATAACCCCTTTGTATCCTTGTCAGACAACTCCCAGACTCTCAGCTCAGTATCAGTGTGCCCAAGTGCATTTGACTGTCACAGAAACTTACATGCTGTTTCCAGAGGCTGGGGGTGTATTTCTCATTAAATTCATGTTGGATCATTATTCTAACTGCATTTGTAAATTTATGATCATTTCTCACAGTTGCTGCCAAATTAATTCTGATAGCTATTTACAggggctttttcttttaagcatgATTAGACGCCAATCAGTGAATCCAATTCATGAAAAGGCAATAAAATTAATACTACTTCAGCACAAGGAGGGAACTTAGAGAAAGTCTGTACATGAAATTAGCCATGTGCACTACACAAaagttttgtttacttttaaaacacTAAGAAAAGGAAGTCTCTTCTGTAATATTAAAAAGGCCTATACTGCAACTGAAGAAGAGTACACCTATCTACCCATAGCCTATCCACAGAAATGTCTTTCATCCTGCAAACTGCCAAACCCCGGGGCATAAAAACTTGCCAGAGAGGCATGGAGGGGGCACCATTTCTTCAGAAGCATCATCTAGAGAAATATCTGTCTATGTCTTGGCATGGCACCAAAAGTCTAAGCCAAAGTGGGTCACAGCACTTAGGGGAGATCATTCCCTGAATCGCAGGAGGACGTACGTCTGGAAATAGGGGACAACACGGAGAGTCCCAGGGTATGACCCGGCAAATCCTGCGGCTCCAGCGGGGCTCCAGCTTAGGCTCCCTGGAGCCTGCCAGCTCACAGCCCGGGCTCTCACCCGGGAGGCGGGCTCACCCCTCCGGTCTCGAAACCCCGCTCCCCGCCCTCCAGGGGTAGGAGGGGGCGGCGGAGAGATACGGCTTCCCCCGAGGGAAGGCGGCGGCCGGGAACCAAAACTCGCCGGGGTGATGCCAGGGAAAAACTGCGGGCGAGCGGGGGCAGCGCCCGCGGAACCGTCAGGGTGGGGGAGTGCCGGGCGGAGCAGGCCGgggtgcaggggcaggaggatcCTGAGAGGGGCAGGGGATCCAAGAGGGGCAGGAGACGCTGGAGGAGAAAGGATTGTGGGGACAGAGGGTCCAAGAGGAGCagaatgagaaggaaaagagaatgcGGCCGGGGACGggctggaaaggcagaggtgcCAAGAGTGTGGAGAATCCCAGTACCCAAGAGGACGGAGAGCCGGAAAACTGAGGGGCCGGGAAGGGAAAGCGGTCCGAGGTGACCGGGAGATACGAGAAAGACGGGGGGCCGGGAGAGGAAGGATTCGGGAAGACAAGAGGATGAGAGGGCTAGGAATCCGAGCAGGGAAGGAAGTCTAGAGGGTCCGCTGCAACGGGCAAGGGATGCGGCCAAGCTGGGTGTCAGAGCGGGGAAAGGGAACGCAGGAGGTAAAGAGGGTCCGGGGATGCAGGGAAAGGGAACGCAGGACGTAAAGAGGGTCCGGGGATGCAGGggatgtggcagtgctgggtagGGAGGGATCGGGGAGAGAAAGGACGTTCTGAAGGCTGGAGGATCCGGACTCAGGAAAGGAATGCAACGTACCgggagagagggagggcaggggttAGAGAAAGGCAGGGGGTCCGCGAGGGGCAGGGAATTCAGCCACGCATGGAGTGCGGGAGAGCCGGTgtctggaaggagcaggagcggCGAAGGGTCCAGGAGTGCCAGGATGGGGGCAGGCGCGGCGCCGGGGAGCGAAGGGCTACTTACGGACACGCCGGGCGCGGAGGCTGCCCGCCGCGGCTGCCGGGAGCACAtgggcgcggggccggcgggcggTGGCCGCCCCAAGCGACTCTAACGCGGTCCCGGCGCGGAGGCGACGCGGGTGCTCCGAGGCGGGCGGGACCGGGACCAGGACCCTCCCCAGCCCGGCCCGTCCTTTCCTCCGCGCGTTCCTCTCTCCCCCTGTTTGATTCCTCGGGAGGCAGCGCACGCCGCCGcctctcctcccccttccccgCCACCGCCTCCCCGGGCGGGACCCGCCGCGGTCGGCGCAGTTGCGGGGCCGCGGACGGGGCCGGGGGCgaggggccgggcggcggcggcggagcggcgaACGGGAGAGCGGGGGCGCGTCCCCGAGTCCTCACGGGGCGGGGCGGTGGTCCCGGCCCCGCGGGGTAGCTGCGGGGGTGGGTCCCGGCTTCCCGAGCCCGCCCTGGACTGCGACGGGGCAGTCTCGGGTCCCGGGGCCGGAGCGGTGGGTCCTGGGGCCGGGCTGGTGCGGGGGTGGCGGGGAGCGCTGCGGCGTCGCCGGGCTCGGCGGCTCAGTGCGGGGTGCAAGGGGCGGTGAAGCCGGGGAcggagaggaggaaagagcaggagaggagaggggaggaaagacAGCGAAGAAGGAGTATTTGAAGGAAAGGGGTAAGGCTGCAGTCCTTACATGGGAAAATATGGACTAATCTCCTGATGGTGTGCGTGTGATAAGAACTGTGTCTGTCTCTGCATGCGAGCTGCTGATCCAGCATTTTGATCGCAACAGTTCCCGAGTTGGTCTACAGCGAGAGTAAATGTGATCACAGTACCAAGCAGCTCCTCCCGGATGGGTTAGGTCAAGCGGAGAGACAGGAGCTTCAGCCCTTTGCCAGAGTGTTTTAAGTGGGAAAGTTTTGAGGAGCGAGCACAAGCGAGCCTCTgggagaaaaagacatttcccATTCTGATTTTTCCTCTACGCCCAGAAACGTGAATATATTTCTCAGATACAAGACAATTTTATGACAGGTTTAAATTATGTCAGCACCAGACATGCAAAATCTCTTTGgtaatgtttttttttacagtCCTGGCTTGTAATTTAAACACCATTCATTAATATTATTCATGCTAAATGGAAGTGAGGTTTATAGCACTCAGTCTGCATTTACACCATTTAATAGTAACAGCAGCTATTTTCAGAATTGAATTACAAAGCtgctttattatatttttaaaattagccttccatggtttttttccctctaatgCAAAGTCTTAAAATTAGAATATTACTGAAAATGTATACTTTCTCAAGGGATAAGAAATGGATTGGAAAGTATCTAGCATGATCAAGTTTTCCACCCTAACATTTCAAGTGTATTTAAGGAAATGTGCTTCAAAAAATCAAAGAAGTGGGTTAAATGTAGGCTGAATGCTAGAATATATGCAATAAAGTACTCCACAAGGAAGACAATGAAGGCACAACCCCAAAGCAGCCATACCCACAGCTGACTACCCCTAGGCTACATCCATCTACTATACATCTATATTAACAAGTAATGTGGATCAATCTGGCGTTGAATCTCATGGTGTTGAGGGCCTAAATGATGTTCACACTTTTCCAtagttttttcttcagtttcactTTAGGTTGGGTCTGTACACAAGGGGCCCCATGAGAACTCAGAAGGCATCTGATACACTCCTGGCACCTGTCCTCCGCTATATTGCCATCTGGATCCACTCTGTGTATTCACCTCTGCTGGGCAAAATAAAACCTGGTAAGTGAGGATGATCTGGAGATTCACTTCAAAAGCACACCCTTGATCCACACCAAAACATGAAAGTGGATGTGCCCACGGGGTGTCTGACAGAAAGGGAGCTGGTATGACTTTCCCAAAGCTgagagctggagcctgctccACAGCATACCATTCCAGCATCCTCCCCTCAAATCACCTTTCCGCCCGGTGCTGTGCCTCCACCCCCAAGTATGCACAGGCTCTCAGGTCTCCACtcctgcaaggagctgtgcaCGTTTTGGAGAGCATAGACACTCCTTGTTTACTGCTCACATGCCTTCACTTGGCTCAGTGTGCTGTTCTACCTCCTGCTATTCATTTTACCAATGCCTGAAATGACAGGGATACTAAGCTAATTCTGTGTCAATGGAACTCTGCTCTCAGtgtaaagaaagagaagaattgAGTACTGTTATTAAAAAGTTGTTTAATTGTTTAAAGACTGAGGTCTGTCATTCTTTTCTTAGCCAAAGGCCTGGGTTATAATGAAACTGTGATAAATATGTCTAAATTAGGCATGTGTTGGGATCAGACATGGGTAGAAATTGCCTGGCATTAAAATGACTGTGGAAAAACTTCTGTTTCACACATGGAAACTGTTTCTCAGTAAAAATTGGCATTGGAAGCCTAGGGAGAAGCAAACAAGCATGAATTTATTCATGCAATTTATCTCTTCCATGGTATATGCCAAGGTCCCCAAGTCAGTGTTTGCTTTGCTAATGGCATCTCTACAGCAGTTCATTTATTTGCCTTATATGGCCTGTACATTcactccctgagctgctgccattcTGCTTTCTCTCATGGAAACTGTACATTGAATTTTGCATCTCTCCTGAAGCATCTCATTTTGCCAACTGTCTCTGAATGCCCCCACAAGCTGGCTGCATGGCTTAGTTGCTTGCAGGGAAATAAGCTTCATTTCATGATTCATTTTCTGTCCAGggagttttgttttgattaGGAACAAATTAAACACATTGTGTATATAAGGTAACATCCAAACTCTCATTCCATTTTCTACTAATGTTTAAAACTCATAATGCTTCAACTGTATCAACATTTGATTCCCCTTTCAGGATCATTGTGCATGGAAGTATTTTACTTGAAAGttagctgaaatatttctgtttcagtttaaCCTGTTCAAAAGAAAAGGGGAGCTATTACATTGTGCTTTAGGATTCACAATCTTTCTCGCAACCACAAAAGCAGATACCTCCTCAGAAtacagcaataacaaaacacATAGTCCCCATGGTCTTGTCTATACTGAATAGCAGCTCGTTTTAAAATTTGTCCTGgtgttttgaattttaaaagaatccACTTGTGAGAAATCTTCATGGTTGGTCAAGGGAATGTGAGCTGCAGATTACCCTCTGCTGCAACCACTGAAGTCAGACTGAATCAAACATCCATGAATACATTGTCAGAAAACTACCCTAGCAGGGAGATGGAAAAATGCTTATAGATTTTACCATTTTGCTTCTCCTCAATCCATTGACTAAGCTGCTGTTACAGCTGGGGCACTACAGACTTGATGGAGCTAATCAGCACAGcagaataaagacagaaaatcctGTCACTGTACCTAAATCAATCCTGGCTAATATACACATCACAGGCTCGACCACAGACCCTTTCACTACAGTATGACTTGTAAGACAACATAATATGCCATCAGGGAATATGTATGCTCCTGAAcccaaaggaaaatgaagcagctATCAAACCTCCACCTCATTCTTCAGTCTTTgaccagaaaacaaaccaaacgAGTTTTATCTTTCAGGTCACCATCTGTTTTTGGTTATGTGTTCTGCAGAAAAGTGTTCACACCAACATGGTTCCAAGCATCTCACAAAACTGGATCTTCAGGTCGTGTTTGTACTCgattttaaatcaaaaaggaAGGTATAGATGCAAAAATAGACTTGAGGCTATGTACAGAAGCAACAGAAGCAACAAAAAGTCAACCGAATTATTCAAATACAGTCACTGAAAACCAAACAGACAAGTACTGTTAGAGAAATAACCTGATAATTAGTACATTTGACTGAAATTATGTCCAATCTTGCAGCAgctaggggggaaaaaaatcaactaaaCAGACATGAAAAGAGAACCTCAATTCTAACACCTGAATATTTCTCATAGAAGCTAAGAAGACAAATTCAAGTGACCAGATCCTGACCATCTGTATGTTGTCCTTCCCAGTCAaacaaattgcattttttctgctgtgggtAGAACTAGACACCTGGGGTTTTGAGCTGTCCCATCCAGACCTGAATCTTGGCCAATAAACTTAGCTCTAACCAAAAGATACTCTCTCCACTTCTATTTTAATACTATCCTGTCATCAACACATAACTTTCTGGTGGTTCTAATAGCAATAGATTTTGTGAATTCTCTTACTAACAATTTATAACAAAACTTGCCATATTTCTGAAAGACAGTTGTCTTACACAATGGTGTTGTTGCTAACATCAGTCTTTTAATCTCTGGGTGCACATAAAAATAACATGTCTAtgcaaaacaaaagaggaaaacaatctTTATTATTTGTCATAAACCCTCCGTATGTTGTTTCATCTTTATGAAGTTATTACTTATCATCTATTATATAAAAGCCACCAGGTGCTCTACATTTTGCAAGGCTCTAAAATAGTAGCTACAGctattcattttctcttttgcgTCCTGTTGTTGACAAGCCTGGTGGCTGTGGGAGAGGCCAAGGAAGTTTATTCTGCACCAGCCCCTCGGCTAAAGGGAGGAATGCCTGTTCTGCCCTTGCAAACATAGCCAAAGTGACTGAGCTCCAAGATTATAGGTCCCAGACCCGTCCTCCAGGGAATCGTCTTAGCCCTGCACAAACTCACGAAAAACATGGCTGGTTTTAATCCTGAATTTCCACTATTCTTAATTggtcttttttaaaataagaaacatCTGGATGATGAACAAGTGATTTCCCAGTAAGAAATGCTTATCTACTGGCAGCCTGCTTTCTGTGCATGTAGACCCAATACAAATAATGTGTTATCTTGCTTACGAGTGGGACACCTGTCTATCTTCTCCTGATGCTGGCAAAGAAAGATGCGGGGAGCGTACTAAGAGCAGGTCTTGCCGCGGTGCTTCCTCGCACTAAGCGGCGGGCGCGTTCGGAGACACGGGTTTGTTTAACGATACGTGCAAcagaaagaagatttttcttttcactttaaaGCCTCAGTCCGGGATAGGCTTTC
Proteins encoded:
- the LHFPL6 gene encoding LHFPL tetraspan subfamily member 6 protein isoform X2, yielding MASSLTCAGIVWAFLSFLCAAASCVGFFMPYWLLGSQLEKSVSFGTFRRCSYPVRDESRQMTVMVEQCGRYASFQAIPSTEWRICTVVTGLGCGLLLLVALTALMGCCVSELISRTVGRVAGGIQFLGGLLIGSGCALYPLGWDSEEVRQTCGNLSNQFELGTCHIGWAYYCTGGGAAAAMLVCTWLACFSGKKQKQYPY